One window from the genome of Paraclostridium sordellii encodes:
- a CDS encoding CPBP family intramembrane glutamic endopeptidase: protein MKKLLKSIGLCLGLLVLNVIMTNIVLSIFAVFAKNPNELNQNLYTLVFIGDLITLILVHLIFLNFNKKILSKDIFKKISMKDAINISLFGIGCSVVLLILSGILSQIFPDYKNVTAQIQLASNYWSQLILAIVLIPIYEEIFFRHVIFGYLREKYNLIGAVIGQALVFGLVHGNIVQGIYTFILGIALALIYVYSESLVGSIIVHITFNLLGVLVIPKLIAVNPAMIYLIIIFGIVCIGISIFKILKKYENVLY, encoded by the coding sequence ATGAAAAAACTTTTAAAATCTATAGGTCTATGCCTAGGCCTACTCGTATTAAATGTTATAATGACAAATATAGTTTTATCTATATTTGCTGTGTTTGCTAAAAATCCTAATGAATTAAATCAAAACTTATATACTTTGGTTTTTATAGGTGATTTAATTACATTAATTTTAGTACATTTAATATTTTTAAACTTTAATAAAAAAATATTAAGTAAAGATATTTTTAAAAAGATAAGCATGAAAGATGCAATTAATATTAGCTTATTCGGAATTGGTTGTAGTGTAGTTTTATTAATTTTATCTGGAATACTAAGCCAAATTTTCCCAGATTATAAAAATGTAACAGCCCAAATTCAATTAGCTAGTAATTATTGGAGCCAATTAATATTAGCTATAGTTTTAATACCTATATATGAAGAAATATTTTTTAGACATGTCATCTTTGGATATTTGAGAGAAAAATATAATTTAATAGGAGCAGTTATTGGTCAAGCTCTAGTATTTGGGTTAGTACATGGAAATATTGTTCAAGGAATATATACTTTTATATTAGGAATAGCATTAGCTTTAATATATGTTTATTCTGAGTCTTTAGTTGGAAGTATTATTGTTCATATAACTTTCAATCTACTTGGAGTATTGGTAATTCCTAAATTAATAGCTGTTAATCCAGCAATGATATATTTAATAATTATATTTGGAATAGTTTGTATAGGTATTTCAATTTTTAAAATTCTAAAAAAATATGAAAATGTCTTGTATTAA
- a CDS encoding DUF3796 domain-containing protein, which translates to MDNFEDERLKFNKYRAGSIAFRLCLLIAFVLSVLSFLQPNLTFELLCRTQLLILALTFAVSVNIWAFLTYRFDMKS; encoded by the coding sequence ATGGATAATTTTGAGGATGAACGCTTAAAGTTTAATAAATATAGGGCTGGATCAATAGCTTTTAGGCTATGTCTTTTAATAGCATTTGTATTAAGTGTATTAAGTTTTTTACAACCAAATTTAACATTTGAGTTACTTTGTAGAACACAATTGTTAATATTAGCATTAACTTTTGCAGTATCTGTAAATATATGGGCATTTTTAACTTATAGATTTGATATGAAATCATAA
- a CDS encoding LytTR family DNA-binding domain-containing protein: MKVNHIKDNLVDETSVNVITNEFNKNDYMYIKDLILSSSSNIMGRDLDTGIDFKVTDKDIIYFETYGRDVCFITVENKLLVLKLSMKKLEELLSNRRYFIKVNKTTIINVNHVEEVSYHSNMRFQILLSNEYKQVVNRSYFNNFKKCIEEVYNK; this comes from the coding sequence ATGAAGGTTAATCATATTAAAGATAATTTAGTAGATGAAACAAGTGTAAATGTTATAACGAATGAATTTAATAAAAATGACTATATGTATATAAAAGATTTAATATTATCCTCAAGTTCAAATATTATGGGGAGGGATTTAGACACTGGTATAGATTTTAAGGTAACTGATAAGGATATTATTTACTTTGAAACTTATGGACGAGATGTTTGTTTTATAACTGTTGAAAATAAGTTATTAGTTTTAAAATTATCTATGAAAAAACTTGAAGAACTATTATCAAATCGAAGGTATTTCATCAAGGTGAATAAAACTACGATTATTAATGTTAATCATGTTGAGGAGGTTAGTTATCACTCTAATATGAGATTTCAGATATTATTAAGCAATGAGTATAAGCAGGTTGTTAATAGGAGTTATTTTAATAATTTTAAAAAATGCATAGAGGAGGTTTATAATAAATGA
- a CDS encoding helix-turn-helix transcriptional regulator encodes MPLNNRLKEYRAKINVNQTEMGSLVGVSRQTISQIERGDYSPSVTLALKIAKVFNVSVEDIFSYEEEDCNE; translated from the coding sequence ATGCCATTAAATAATCGTTTAAAAGAATATAGAGCTAAAATTAATGTAAATCAAACTGAAATGGGAAGTTTAGTTGGAGTATCTAGACAAACAATAAGTCAAATTGAACGTGGAGACTATTCCCCTTCAGTAACTTTAGCATTAAAAATAGCTAAGGTTTTCAATGTAAGTGTGGAAGATATTTTTAGTTATGAGGAGGAGGATTGTAATGAATAA